In Synechocystis sp. PCC 6714, the following are encoded in one genomic region:
- a CDS encoding AI-2E family transporter translates to MLDWRSPRGPSRVKVNIAPVVDGLSMPAMLEELKQSPPWLRLSLLFPLFFLNGWLIYKALGFLQPLSSLLVAAALLAFLLDIPVGILAEKGFKRPWAVIAVLLIALIVISLFLLIVIPLAIDQLGQLLDNLPGWLRSGNAQLLVLQAWVNEHYANLQVDLQPLISQVIQKLSLILNSLGNQLLGLVGVTISTSINGLILLVLTIFLVLGGEKIWDGIFSWFPHPWQRDLQNLIRDTFEGYFATQAILAGILTVAQMVVFSLLQAPYAILFAITIGLSTLIPFASGLSIITISLLLMLENFWLGVKILLAAVIVGQINDNVISPRLMGNRTGLNPAWIIVSLFVGGKLGGVLGLLVAVPLASVIKATSDRLRGLPEKSLDQTVEVSVRST, encoded by the coding sequence GTGCTGGATTGGCGATCGCCAAGGGGACCTAGCCGGGTTAAGGTGAACATTGCCCCCGTAGTTGATGGTCTATCCATGCCCGCCATGTTGGAAGAACTTAAACAATCCCCCCCCTGGCTCCGGCTGAGCTTACTGTTTCCCCTCTTTTTCCTCAACGGCTGGTTGATCTACAAAGCCTTAGGTTTTCTGCAACCCCTCAGTAGTTTGCTGGTGGCGGCGGCCCTGCTGGCTTTTTTGCTTGATATCCCTGTGGGAATATTGGCGGAAAAAGGATTTAAACGACCCTGGGCGGTAATTGCTGTTCTACTCATTGCCCTGATTGTCATCAGTTTGTTTTTATTAATTGTCATTCCCCTGGCGATCGATCAATTGGGGCAATTGTTGGATAACTTGCCCGGTTGGCTCCGTTCCGGCAATGCCCAACTTTTGGTACTACAAGCCTGGGTGAATGAGCATTACGCTAACTTACAGGTGGATCTCCAGCCCCTCATTAGTCAAGTGATTCAGAAACTGAGCCTGATTCTCAACTCCCTTGGTAATCAGCTATTAGGGCTAGTGGGGGTCACCATCAGCACCAGCATAAATGGGCTAATTTTATTGGTACTGACCATTTTTCTAGTTCTCGGGGGAGAAAAAATTTGGGATGGCATCTTTAGCTGGTTTCCCCATCCTTGGCAGAGGGATTTACAAAATTTAATTCGGGACACCTTCGAGGGTTATTTTGCTACCCAGGCAATTTTGGCTGGCATTCTAACAGTGGCGCAAATGGTGGTCTTTAGTTTGCTCCAAGCTCCCTATGCCATTCTTTTTGCCATCACCATCGGTTTAAGTACCCTAATTCCTTTTGCCAGTGGGTTAAGCATTATTACCATTAGTCTTTTACTAATGTTAGAAAACTTTTGGTTAGGGGTGAAAATCCTCTTGGCGGCAGTGATTGTGGGGCAGATTAATGATAACGTTATTTCCCCTCGTTTAATGGGTAACCGCACTGGTTTGAACCCCGCTTGGATCATTGTTTCCTTGTTTGTGGGGGGCAAATTAGGGGGAGTTTTAGGGTTGTTGGTGGCGGTGCCCCTGGCCAGCGTCATTAAGGCCACCAGCGATCGTCTACGGGGATTACCGGAAAAATCCTTAGATCAAACCGTGGAAGTTTCCGTTCGCTCAACATAG
- a CDS encoding aldehyde oxygenase (deformylating), with the protein MPELAVRTEFDYSSETYKDAYSRINAIVIEGEQEAYSNYLQMAELLPEDKEELVRLAKMENRHKKGFQACGNNLKVSPDMPYAQEFFSGLHGNFQKAFGEGKIVTCLLIQALIIEAFAIAAYNIYIPVADDFARKITEGVVKDEYTHLNYGEEWLKANFATAKEELEQANKENLPLVWKMLNQVQGDAKVLGMEKEALVEDFMISYGEALSNIGFSTREIMRMSSYGLAGV; encoded by the coding sequence ATGCCCGAGCTTGCTGTCCGCACCGAATTTGACTATTCCAGCGAAACCTACAAAGACGCCTACAGCCGCATTAACGCCATTGTCATTGAAGGCGAACAGGAAGCCTACAGCAACTATCTCCAGATGGCGGAACTCTTGCCGGAAGACAAAGAGGAGTTAGTCCGTTTAGCAAAAATGGAAAACCGTCACAAGAAAGGGTTCCAAGCCTGCGGCAACAATCTCAAAGTTAGCCCCGACATGCCCTACGCCCAGGAGTTCTTTTCCGGTCTCCACGGCAATTTCCAAAAGGCCTTCGGCGAAGGAAAGATTGTCACCTGTCTGTTGATCCAAGCCCTAATTATCGAAGCCTTTGCGATCGCTGCCTACAACATTTACATTCCTGTGGCGGATGACTTCGCCCGGAAAATCACCGAAGGGGTAGTTAAGGACGAATACACCCACCTCAACTATGGGGAAGAATGGTTAAAGGCTAACTTTGCCACCGCCAAAGAAGAACTGGAACAGGCTAACAAAGAGAATCTCCCCCTAGTGTGGAAAATGCTCAACCAAGTCCAGGGGGATGCCAAAGTTCTGGGTATGGAGAAAGAAGCCCTAGTGGAAGATTTCATGATTAGCTATGGCGAAGCCCTGAGCAACATTGGTTTTAGCACCAGGGAAATCATGCGTATGTCTTCCTACGGTTTAGCCGGGGTTTAA
- a CDS encoding Crp/Fnr family transcriptional regulator — translation MFVNSSPIADGLIALAGLDSQPLQFYGKGDIIPPKEKGCWQIYRGILQVSQWTAGGDEVLMGWAQPGSFVGLDFTASQRETYQIRALTDVYLRGYSRETITNNSQLCRLVLDQTLQQVRQREALLAIAGYKRVDERLQGLLNLLGQELGQPGPGGMHLSVRLTHQMLANAIGTTRVTVTRLLGEFQTKRKVSLDGDRHLVIALED, via the coding sequence ATGTTTGTCAACAGTTCCCCGATCGCCGATGGCCTGATTGCCTTGGCAGGATTAGATTCCCAACCCCTCCAGTTCTATGGCAAGGGTGATATTATTCCGCCCAAAGAAAAAGGTTGCTGGCAAATTTACCGAGGTATTCTACAGGTCAGTCAATGGACCGCCGGGGGGGATGAGGTGCTGATGGGCTGGGCCCAACCCGGTAGTTTTGTGGGGCTGGATTTCACTGCCAGCCAACGGGAAACCTATCAAATTCGTGCTTTGACGGATGTGTATTTACGGGGCTATTCCCGGGAAACCATCACCAACAATAGTCAACTCTGTCGCTTGGTGCTTGACCAAACCCTACAACAGGTACGCCAACGGGAGGCTTTACTGGCGATCGCCGGTTATAAACGGGTGGATGAACGGCTGCAGGGATTGTTGAATCTATTGGGGCAGGAGTTGGGGCAACCGGGGCCGGGGGGTATGCATTTATCGGTGCGGCTCACCCATCAAATGTTGGCCAATGCCATTGGCACCACTAGGGTCACCGTCACCCGTCTCCTGGGAGAATTTCAGACCAAAAGAAAAGTTAGTTTAGATGGCGATCGCCATTTGGTCATTGCTTTAGAAGACTAG
- a CDS encoding creatininase family protein: protein MQLHLSTWPEVESYLQSSTGIIFPIGSTEQHGPTGLIGTDAICAEAIAKGVGETTGAMVGPTINVGMALHHLAFPGSVSLRPSTLIRVVVDYVSGLANAGFSRFYFINGHGGNIATLKAAFSETYHHLGNLGHGQDVRCQVGNWFMARGVYQLAKELYGDQEGSHATPSEVALTQFIYPEAIKNAPLNPEVASGHSIYSAQNFREHYSDGRMGSNPALATPEHGQRFYEVAVQELSESYQRFLAES, encoded by the coding sequence ATGCAATTGCACCTCTCCACCTGGCCCGAAGTTGAAAGCTATTTACAATCTTCCACCGGCATCATTTTCCCCATTGGTTCCACGGAACAACACGGCCCCACCGGTCTGATTGGTACAGATGCCATTTGTGCAGAGGCGATCGCCAAGGGAGTGGGGGAAACTACCGGAGCCATGGTGGGGCCAACTATTAACGTGGGCATGGCTTTGCATCACCTTGCTTTTCCCGGCAGTGTCAGTTTGCGTCCCAGTACCCTGATCCGAGTTGTTGTCGATTACGTGAGTGGTTTGGCCAATGCCGGTTTTAGCCGTTTTTACTTCATCAATGGCCATGGGGGGAATATTGCCACCCTCAAAGCCGCTTTTTCCGAAACCTATCACCATTTGGGCAACCTTGGCCATGGCCAAGATGTCCGTTGTCAGGTGGGCAATTGGTTTATGGCCAGGGGCGTTTACCAGTTGGCCAAAGAACTCTACGGCGATCAGGAGGGTTCCCACGCCACCCCCAGCGAAGTGGCCCTAACCCAATTTATTTACCCTGAAGCCATTAAAAACGCACCGTTGAATCCGGAAGTTGCCTCAGGCCACAGCATCTACAGTGCCCAAAATTTTCGGGAGCATTATTCCGACGGTCGCATGGGTTCTAATCCGGCCCTGGCCACCCCAGAGCATGGCCAAAGGTTCTACGAAGTGGCAGTGCAGGAATTAAGTGAAAGTTATCAGCGTTTTTTAGCGGAAAGTTAA
- a CDS encoding long-chain acyl-[acyl-carrier-protein] reductase codes for MFGLIGHLTSLEHAQAVAEDLGYPEYANQGLDFWCSAPPQVVDTFQVKSVTGQVIEGKYVESCFLPEMLTQRRIKAAIRKILNAMALAQKVGLDITALGGFSSIVFEEFNLKQNNQVRNVELDFQRFTTGNTHTAYVICRQVEAGAQQLGIDLSQATVAVCGATGDIGSAVCRWLDSKHQVKELLLIARNRQRLENLQGELGRGKIMDLETALPQADIIVWVASMPKGVEIAGEMLKKPCLIVDGGYPKNLDTKVQAEGVHILKGGIVEHSLDITWEIMKIVEMDIPSRQMFACFAEAILLEFEGWRTNFSWGRNQISVNKMEAIGEASVKHGFCPLVAL; via the coding sequence ATGTTTGGTCTTATTGGTCATCTTACGAGTTTAGAACACGCCCAAGCCGTTGCCGAAGATTTAGGATATCCTGAGTACGCCAACCAAGGCCTGGATTTTTGGTGTTCTGCTCCCCCCCAGGTAGTGGATACTTTCCAAGTAAAAAGTGTGACGGGGCAGGTGATTGAAGGTAAATATGTGGAGTCCTGTTTTTTGCCAGAGATGTTGACCCAACGGCGCATTAAGGCAGCCATTCGCAAAATCCTCAATGCCATGGCCTTGGCCCAAAAGGTTGGTTTGGACATTACCGCCTTGGGGGGATTTTCCTCCATTGTTTTTGAAGAATTTAACCTCAAGCAAAATAATCAAGTCCGTAATGTGGAACTGGATTTTCAGCGGTTCACCACCGGGAACACCCACACTGCTTATGTCATTTGTCGTCAAGTGGAAGCAGGGGCCCAGCAGTTAGGCATTGACCTGAGTCAGGCTACGGTGGCCGTTTGTGGTGCAACGGGGGATATTGGCAGTGCGGTGTGTCGTTGGTTGGATAGCAAACATCAAGTTAAGGAATTATTGCTCATTGCCCGTAATCGCCAGAGATTAGAAAATCTCCAAGGGGAATTGGGTCGGGGCAAAATTATGGATTTGGAAACGGCCCTACCCCAGGCAGACATTATTGTTTGGGTGGCTAGTATGCCTAAGGGAGTGGAAATTGCCGGTGAAATGTTGAAAAAGCCTTGTTTGATCGTCGATGGGGGCTATCCCAAAAATTTAGACACCAAGGTACAGGCGGAGGGGGTGCATATTCTCAAGGGGGGTATTGTGGAGCATTCCCTCGATATCACCTGGGAAATTATGAAAATTGTGGAGATGGATATTCCTTCCCGACAAATGTTTGCCTGTTTTGCGGAGGCGATCTTGTTGGAGTTTGAGGGCTGGCGCACTAACTTTTCCTGGGGCCGCAACCAAATTTCTGTCAACAAAATGGAGGCGATCGGTGAAGCTTCCGTTAAGCATGGCTTTTGTCCCCTTGTGGCCCTGTAG